In Macadamia integrifolia cultivar HAES 741 chromosome 1, SCU_Mint_v3, whole genome shotgun sequence, a single window of DNA contains:
- the LOC122081252 gene encoding F-box protein FBW2-like, which produces MEESNPTWEDLNTDCLVLVFQRIGLESLILGVPFVCKSWYSASLNPQCWRYLRFPAPFDLFMVRFMENYHIEKHKLSVTGFVKLFVHRSRGSIAWLEIPYWCSELQSLESLSDELHRQQKDQDLSSEI; this is translated from the exons atggaGGAATCCAACCCAACATGGGAAGATCTAAACACAGACTGCTTGGTTTTGGTGTTTCAGAGAATTGGGTTGGAATCACTCATCTTGGGTGTCCCCTTTGTTTGTAAATCATGGTATAGTGCTTCTCTTAATCCTCAATGTTGGAGATATCTACGTTTCCCAGCTCCCTTTGACCTCTTTATGGTGAGATTCATGGAAAATTATCATATAGAAAAGCATAAATTATCTGTTACTGGTTTTGTAAAGCTCTTTGTTCATAGAAGCAGGGGATCCATTGCCTGGCTTGAAATTCCTTATTGGTGCTCTGAGTTACAGTCTTTGGAGTCTCTCTCAGATGA GTTACATCGGCAACAGAAAGATCAAGACCTGAGTTCTGAGATTTGA